GGCGGCGGCCCGACGGGCGGCGCCGGGCCGCCGCGGCTTTTGCAACGGCGCGCGCCCGCCGCGGCTTTTGCAACGGCGCGCGCCCGCCGCGGCTTTTGCAACGACGCGCGCCCGCTGCATGCAACTCGTTATGCAGACTTGCCCCAACTGTCACGCAGGCTGACGATTCGGTTGAACACCGGCTGGCCGGGCACTGAATCGACACGGTCCGCGACGAAGTAGCCGTGTCGCTCGAACTGAGCCCGGTCCTCAGGTAGGAATTGTTGTGCGCCCGGCTCCAGGTAGGCGGTGACCACGCGTTTAGCATCCGGGTTCAGCGCTTCGAGGAAGTCACGACCGCCGGCATCCGGCTGCGGCTCCTTGAACAGCCGGTCGTATAGGCGCACCTCGGCGCGGTACGCATGCGCGGCGCTGACCCAGTGGATGTTACCCTTGACCTTGTAATGGTTCGAACCCTCGGTCCCCGACTTGCTGTCCGAGAAATAGTTGCAATGCACCGCGACGATGTTGCCGTGCTCATCCTTGTCCGCGCCCGTGCATTCGACGACGAAACCGTAGCGCAGCCGCACGCGATTACCCGGGAACAGCCGGAAATAGCCCTTTGGTGGATTTTCGTTGAAGTCCTCACGCTCGATCCACAGCTCCCGCGAGAACGGGAAGGTCCGCGTGCCGCGCTCCGGGTGATGCGGATGCACCGGCGCGCTGCATGTTTCCTCGCTATCTTGCGGATAGTTGTCCACGATAAGTTTGAGCGGATCGAGTACGGCGATTGCGCGAGGCGCCTTCTCGTCCAAGTCCTCGCGTAGTGCCGCCTCGAGCAGTCCAAAGTCGATCCACGAGTTGATCTTGGTCAATCCGGTGCGTTCGCACATCAGCCGGATGCTCCCTGGCGTGAAGCCCCGACGGCGCAACCCAACGATCGTCGGCATGCGCGGATCGTCCCAGCCGTCTACGTGCTTGCCCTCGACCAGTTGCAGCAGCTTGCGTTTGCTCGTGATCACGTACGTCAGGTTGAGCCGCGAGAACTCGATTTGCTGCGGCAGCGGGCGCGTGAAGATGCCGGCATCGGCCAGCTCCGCGAGAAACCAGTCGTACAGCGGCCGATGATCCTCGAACTCCAGTGTGCATAGCGAATGCGTGATGTTCTCCAGCGCATCGCAGATGCAGTGCGTGTAGTCGTACATCGGATACACGCACCATGCATCGCCGGTGCGATAGTGATGGGCGAAGCGGATCCGGTAGATGACTGGGTCGCGCATGTTGATGTTCGGCGACGCCATGTCAATCTTGGCGCGCAGCACATGCGTGCCTTCGGCGAATTCGCCAGCCTTCATCCGGCGAAACAGCGCCAGGTTTTCCTCCGGCGTGCGATCGCGATACGGTGACGGCGTGCCAGGCTCGGTCAGTGTGCCGCGTGTGGCGCGCATCTGCTCCGCGCTCTGGCTGTCCACATAGGCTTTGCCGCGCTGAATGAGCAGCTCGGCGAACGCGTACAGCTTGTCATAGTAGTCGCTGGCGAAGTACAGGTGCTCGCGACCGTCCTTCTGCCAATCGAAGCCGAGCCACCGGACCGCGTCGATGATCGAGTTCACATACTCGACATCTTCCTTTTCTGGGTTCGTATCGTCAAAACGCAGGTGGCAAACGCCGCCGTAGTCGCGCGCGATGCCGAAGTTCACGCAGATGCTCTTGGCATGGCCGATGTGCAGGTAGCCGTTCGGCTCCGGCGGGAAGCGCGTCTCGACCCGTTGGCCCCACTTCCCGGACCGGTTGTCGTCATCGATGATGTTGCGGATGAAGTTCGATGCGGTGGCCGGTTCAGCCGATGCGTTTGTGGGTGCGCCCGAACCGCCGCCGGCCGGCGGTACGCCAGCAGAGGCGGCAGGGTGTTGGCCGGGCTTGGCACCCGATCTTGCGTCGTTGCGTTCGATATTCATGAGCGGGCAGGGTGGGCCGGCCCGTGCCCGGGCCGGACAATATTCATGACATTGCATTTTACCCGACGTGACGGCGTGGCGCGGGCTGTGCGGCGCGATCTGCTGGCGGGGCTGCGACCGTAACATCTGTAACAGCCCGTAAAACTGATTGCCACCCCGCGCCTCGGTCTCTTAGGATCCCTGAGCTCGCGCATGCGCGCGGCCCCGCTCAAAGGAGAAGAAATGAACGCGAAGGCGTCGACGCTCGCAAAGTTGGTGGTCCTGGTATCGCTCGTTCCGGCATTGTCCGCATGCGGCTCGTTGTCGCGCTCAGAAAAACACGCGGCGATTGGTGCGTCGGCCGGGGGCGCACTCGGTTACGTGTTGACCGGTGGGCCGCTGGGCACGGTGGTGGGCGCGGCTGCTGGCGGCCTGGTCGGCGCGGGCCATTGATGCGTGATTCTGGGCGATAAAAAACGTAGTCCTCACTGGCGCGCTTTCTAACGTGTTGCGCCGCGCCGGTCGGTAACGCAATATTATTTAATATATTAAATAAATTAAGGAGACATCATGAGTTTGGACGACACCTGTCGGTGGTCGCGCGCCATGTTAAGCATCGTGGCCAATGCGGTTGCACTGTCGTTGCCGTTGTCCTTCGTCGGCAACGAAGCGGCCTTTGCGAGGGCGCCGGTCCAAACCCCGGTGCTGACCGCGTCGGCCATCGCGGTGGCTGACAAGTACAGCGCCGATGCCGCCCAGCAGATCTTCAACGAGGGCGGCAACGCGATCGACGCGGCGGTGGCCATCGCGTTCACGCTGGCAGTCACGTATCCGGAGGCGGGCAATCTTGGCGGGGGCGGCTTCATGACGCTGTACGTGGAAGGCAAGCCGTACTTCGTCGACTACCGCGAGCGCGCGCCGGCCGCCGCGTCGCGCACCATGTATCTGGATGGCAAGGGCAAGGTGGTCAGCGGTATGAGCCTGGTCGGCGAGAAGGCCGCCGGGGTGCCGGGCACCGTTGACGGCATGTGGCAGGTGCATCGCCGCTTTGGACGCTTGACATGGAAGCAGGTGCTGACACCGGCAATCCAGTACGCGCGCCAAGGCTTCGAAGTCGAGCCGCAACTGCAGCAGGTGCGCGAAGCGGAGGAAAAGCACTATGAGGGCAAGACCAATTTCAGCCGCTATTTCGGTGCGTTGAAGGCCGGTACTACGTTCAAGCAATCGGAGCTGGCTCAGACGCTGCAACGCATTGCTGATCACGGCGGTCGCGAATTCTATACCGGCAGGATCGCCGAGTTGATCGCCGCGCAGACGCGCGGCAGCAAGTGGATCACCCGGCATGACCTGCAGCAGTACCGAGCCGTGTGGCGCCAGCCGATCATCGCGAACTGGCACGGCTTATCAGGTCATSCACCGCGCCGCCGCCGAGCTCGGGCGGCATCGGGTTGATCCAGTTGCTGAAGATGAAGGAGAACCTGCGAAGCCGCTTCGCCGACGTGCCACTGAACTCGCCGCAGTACATCCACCTGGTCGCGGAGATTGAGAAGCGCGTGTTTGCCGACCGCGCGCAATACCTGGGTGATCCAGATTACTACAAGGTGCCGGTCGCGCAGTTGATCGACGAGCCGTATCTGGCCAAGCGGGCGGCCGAGGTCAACCCGAAGGCGCCGTCGGACACCCGCAGCGTGCAGCCAGGCCTGGGCATGGTCACTGCACAGCGCGTGAGCCGTGTCACGGCGAATGAACGCGCCGAGACTACGCACTACTCGGTAGTCGATAAGTGGGGCAACGCCGTGTCGAATACCTATACGATCAACGGCTATTTTGGCTCCGGGGTGGTCGTCGAAGGTGCGGGCTTCCTGTTAAACAACGAGATGGACGACTTCTCGTCCAAGCCCGGTGTGCCGAACCTGTACGGGGTGGTCGGCAGCGATGCCAATGCGATTGAGCCCGGCAAGCGGCCGCTGTCGTCGATGACGCCGACGATCCTTACGCGCAACGGCAAGCTCGCGCTGGTGGTCGGCACGCCAGGCGGCTCGCGCATCTTCACGTCCGTGTTTCAGGTCATCACCGACCTGTACGACTTCAAGATGCCGGCCAACGAGGCCATTGCCGCGATGCGCTTTCATCATCAGTTGCTGCCGCCCAACACGATTTTCTGGGAGCCGTACCGGCCGATCGAGGGCGAGCTTGCGCAGCAGCTCCAGACGCTTGGCTATACGCTGGAAGGGCAGGCGTTCAACGGCGACGTCCAACTCGTAAAGATCAACGGCGATACACCTGAGCCGGTGACGGACCCGCGCAAGCGCGGCGTCGCGAGGGTGATCCGGTAGGGCGGCTGTTCGATGCGGCGTCGCGCTTGCGCGACGCTCAGTATGAGCGGGGCGCGGGCGCTAACACAAACTACAGTTGAGCACGATCAACAACGTCAGCGGATAGAGCGTGGCAAAGCCCTCGCGACGGCGGTGCGTGGCTTTCGCGCCTATCTCGGCGAGCGCGATCGCAAGCACGGCGCAGCTCGACGACTGCAGCGCGCCGAGAGTATCGTGCAGCAGTGCCAGCCCAAGCGTGAAGCCGAACAACAGCGAGTCGGCGCTCGACGAACATGCCGACACGCGGCGCTCCAGGTGATGCAGCACGGCGTCGAGCCGCCGCGCGGCGCCGTCCGGCACGAAAGCGAGTACGAGCGCGCCGCAGCACTGGAGCGTGCAGGCGAGCACCATCGCGGCAAAGGCGAGGTAGAGGAGCGACACCGGCAATGCAAGCGTATCGATTGCGTATGGATGCCTGCCCTACTGCAGCGCGAGCGTCGCGGCCAGGCCCAGCGCGCTGAACAATGGCAGGTTGTGCCGCAGGTCGGGCCACGGCTTGAACCATGTGTTGGGCGCACGCTTCATGTCAGATGACCCGTTGCTCGCGTAATGCGGCGAGCGTGGCCGTGTTGTAGCCGAGCCATTCGGCCAGCGGCATGGTGGCGCTCGAATCCATGTTAGTCATCAGAGCGGCGATCGCGACGCGTGCGCATCAGGGGCCGGCGAGCACGCGCGTCAGCTCCAGGACGCGCAGGTGAGTCAGGGCTCCTATCAACCGAACATGTCTTCTTGCAAGTGCGGCGGTTGCAGCAATTATACGGGGGTGGGCCGGTGCGTACATCCCGTATAATCAATCGTTTAAACGGACGCGTCCGTGTCCGGATTCACCCGATGCGCTGGCGCGCCAGCGACAGACCACTCGAAGCACGCTATGAAAGCCGCTGAAATCCGCGAGAAGTTCCTGAGGTTCTTTGAATCGAAGGGCCATACGATCGTTCGCTCGTCGAGCCTCGTGCCCGCCAACGATCCGACGCTGCTGTTCACCAACTCCGGCATGGTGCAATTCAAGGACGTGTTTCTGGGCGCCGACACGCGGCCGTACTCGCGGGCCACAACCGCGCAGCGCAGCGTGCGGGCCGGCGGCAAGCACAATGATCTGGAGAACGTCGGTTATACCGCTCGGCACCATACGTTCTTCGAGATGCTGGGCAACTTCTCGTTCGGCGACTATTTTAAGCGCGACGCGATCCACTATGCGTGGGAGCTACTCACGCGCGTCTACCAGCTGCCGCCTGAGAAGCTGACCGTGACCGTCTACCACGAGGACGACGAGGCGTACGACATCTGGGCCAACGAAATTGGCGTGCCGCTCGAGCGGATCATCCGCATCGGCGACAACAAGGGCGCCCGCTATGCATCGGACAATTTCTGGCAAATGGCCGATACCGGTCCCTGTGGCCCGTGCTCGGAGATTTTTTATGATCATGGCCCGCAGGTGTGGGGTGGGCCGCCCGGATCGGCCGATGAGGAGGGCGACCGCTTCATCGAGATCTGGAATCTCGTGTTCATGCAATTCAACCGCGATGCGCAAGGCAACCTGACGCCGTTGCCCAAGCAGTGCGTCGATACCGGCATGGGCCTGGAGCGGCTCGCCGCGGTGCTGCAGCACGTGCACAGCAACTACGAGATTGATCTATTCCAACGGTTGATTGCCGCGGCGGCTCGCGAAACCGGCGTGTTGGATCTTGCGCACAACTCGCTGAAGGTGATCGCCGACCATATCCGCGCGTGCGGTTTCCTGATCGTTGACGGCGTGATCCCGGGCAATGAGGGGCGCGGCTACGTGCTGCGCCGCATCGTGCGCCGCGCGATTCGCCACGGCTACAAGCTTGGCCGCAAGAGCCCATTCTTTCATCGGCTAGTTGAGGATCTGGTTGGCGAGATGGGGGCCGCGTATCCTGAGCTGAAGGTGGCGCAGCAGCGCGTGACCGACGTGCTGCGCCAGGAAGAGGAACGTTTCTTCGAGACGATCGAGCACGGGATGTCGATTCTGGACGCCGCGCTGTCCGAGCTTACGGCGCGCGGCGCAAAAGTGCTCGACGGTGAGCTTGCGTTCAAGCTGCACGATACGTACGGCTTCCCGCTGGACCTAACAGCGGACGTGTGCCGTGAGCGGGGCATCGGCGTCGATGAGGTGGCGTTCGACGAAGCGATGGCGCGCCAGCGCGAGCAGGCGCGTGCGGCCGGCAAGTTCCGCATGGTCCAGACGCTCGACTACACGGGCAGCAAGACGACATTTCACGGCTACGACAAGCACGTGTTCGACGATGCCAAGGTCGTCGCGGTGTATGTCGATGGCACGGCGGTGCCATCGCTGCGGGCGGGCCAGCAGGGCGTGGTCGTGCTTGACCAGACGCCTTTCTATGCGGAGTCGGGCGGTCAGGTCGGCGACCAGGGCACGATCGGCAATGCCACGGTGCGCTTTGCGGTGTTTGACACGTTGAAGGTGCAGGCCGACGTGGTCGGCCACCACGGTACCCTCGAGCAGGGCGAGCTGAAGGTCGGCGATGTCGTTAGCGCCCGCGTCGATGCCGAGCGGCGCGCACGCACTGCGCGCAATCACTCGGCGACGCACCTGATGCACAAGGCGCTGCGCGAGGTGCTGGGCCCGCATGTGCAGCAAAAGGGCTCGCTGGTCGATCCGGACAAGACCCGTTTCGATTTCTCGCATCATGCGCCGCTCAGCGATGACGAGATTCGTCGCGTCGAGGCGATTGTCAACGCCGAGGTGCTGGCCAATACGCCGGGCCTCGCGCGAGTGATGCCATTCGACGACGCGGTCAAGTCGGGCGCGATGGCGCTATTCGGCGAAAAGTACGGCGACGAGGTCCGCGTGCTCGACCTGGGGTTTTCGCGCGAGCTGTGCGGCGGCACGCACGTGCAGCGCACCGGCGACATCGGTTTGTTCAAGATCGTGTTCGAAGGGGGGGTGGCGGCCGGCATCCGTCGTGTCGAGGCGATCACCGGCGACAATGCAGTGCGCTATGTGCAGGACCTGGAGTCGACGCTCGCGGGGGCTGCCGCGGCATTGAAGGTCCAGCCGGCGGAGCTTGCCCCGCGCATCGCGCAGGTGCAGGATCAGTTCAGGGCGCTGGAGAAGGAACTGGCGCAGCTTAAATCGAAGATCGCGTCGAGCCAGGGCGACGAGCTGGTGAGCCAGGCGGTCGACGTGGCGGGCGTGCATGTGTTGGCGGCCCAGCTCGAAGGCGCCGATGTGAAGACGCTGCGTGAAACGGTGGACAAGCTGAAGGACAAGCTTAAACATGCAGCGATCGTGCTGGCGAGCGTCGACGGTGGCAAGGTCAGCCTGATCGCCGGCGTGACGACCGACGCGAGCAAAAAGGTCAAGGCCGGCGAGCTGGTCAACTTCGTTGCGCAGCAGGTCGGCGGCAAGGGCGGCGGCCGGCCGGATATGGCGCAGGCGGGCGGCACCGATCCGTCGAAGCTGCCGGCGGCGCTCTCCGGCGTCAAGGAATGGATCCAGGCGCAGTTGTAAGCACGCCGCGGGTATCACTGCAGGTTACCGCGTGTCGCGGCGACGGTCCGGTGGCCCTCACGCAGCGTGGCCCGTGGACACAGTTGGGGCGGCGGGCGGCGGCCGCCGACGGGACTGCGGCGGCCGCGATGGCGCCACCGTCGCAGTCGTCGTAGCCGTAGCTGTCGTCGTAGCCGTCGCGGCGTGGGGCGGCGCGACGGCTACGGCAAGGTCAGCCAGCAGAATCTGCCGCAGCGCCCGGGCTGCGGATGACGTGTACCCGCACCGCCATGCGAGCAGCGTGTCCGATCATGCCGATGTCAGGCAACGGGTGCATTGATATACCTATTTCACGCCCGCCCGCTCGTTGCAGTTCGAGCACTGAGCGGGGCGTTACGGCGATGCCGGCCCCGGCGGCGACACAGGCCACGATCGCATGATACGAGCCGAGCTCGAGCGCGCGGCGAAGCCGCAGCGCGTCGTGCGCGTACCAGCGTTCGGCATACGCGCGATACGCGCAGCCTGACTCGAATGCAATCAGCGTGGCAACGCGCACGTCCCGCGGCTGGCGGATCGGCGGGTGGTCGCGCGCGGCGATCAGCACAAGTTCCTCGCGATACACGGGCGTGAGTTCGAACGTGTCGGTGAGGTGGGACACGCCATCCACCGGTGTGGCGATCAGCGCGACATCGATATCGAACTCCCGCAAACGGTTGATCAGGCATCCGGTGGTGCCGGTTGCGAGTTCCAGCGTCACGTCTGGCCACTGGCCACATGCTCGCCGGCCCGTCGCATCGTCGGCGTGCGGCAGACGATGCACGGCGCGGCCAGGGGGAGTCTCAAAGCCGATACAATAGGCGGCTCTTTCGCGCATTTCAAACGATGATGGGATCGACCCTCGCAGGCGTGTTGGGCAGCGACTACCGGTATTGTCCGCGCTGCCGCGCCGAACTGATTGACCAACCCGTTGCGCACGGTACTCGAGCCGCTGGTTCGATAGCGGGGCGGCGGACACGATACGTCGAATGCTCGCGGATTTGACGATGCAATCGTTC
This sequence is a window from Mycetohabitans rhizoxinica HKI 454. Protein-coding genes within it:
- a CDS encoding glutamine--tRNA ligase/YqeY domain fusion protein, translating into MLRSQPRQQIAPHSPRHAVTSGKMQCHEYCPARARAGPPCPLMNIERNDARSGAKPGQHPAASAGVPPAGGGSGAPTNASAEPATASNFIRNIIDDDNRSGKWGQRVETRFPPEPNGYLHIGHAKSICVNFGIARDYGGVCHLRFDDTNPEKEDVEYVNSIIDAVRWLGFDWQKDGREHLYFASDYYDKLYAFAELLIQRGKAYVDSQSAEQMRATRGTLTEPGTPSPYRDRTPEENLALFRRMKAGEFAEGTHVLRAKIDMASPNINMRDPVIYRIRFAHHYRTGDAWCVYPMYDYTHCICDALENITHSLCTLEFEDHRPLYDWFLAELADAGIFTRPLPQQIEFSRLNLTYVITSKRKLLQLVEGKHVDGWDDPRMPTIVGLRRRGFTPGSIRLMCERTGLTKINSWIDFGLLEAALREDLDEKAPRAIAVLDPLKLIVDNYPQDSEETCSAPVHPHHPERGTRTFPFSRELWIEREDFNENPPKGYFRLFPGNRVRLRYGFVVECTGADKDEHGNIVAVHCNYFSDSKSGTEGSNHYKVKGNIHWVSAAHAYRAEVRLYDRLFKEPQPDAGGRDFLEALNPDAKRVVTAYLEPGAQQFLPEDRAQFERHGYFVADRVDSVPGQPVFNRIVSLRDSWGKSA
- a CDS encoding ornithine carbamoyltransferase, with protein sequence MNAKASTLAKLVVLVSLVPALSACGSLSRSEKHAAIGASAGGALGYVLTGGPLGTVVGAAAGGLVGAGH
- the alaS gene encoding alanine--tRNA ligase; the protein is MKAAEIREKFLRFFESKGHTIVRSSSLVPANDPTLLFTNSGMVQFKDVFLGADTRPYSRATTAQRSVRAGGKHNDLENVGYTARHHTFFEMLGNFSFGDYFKRDAIHYAWELLTRVYQLPPEKLTVTVYHEDDEAYDIWANEIGVPLERIIRIGDNKGARYASDNFWQMADTGPCGPCSEIFYDHGPQVWGGPPGSADEEGDRFIEIWNLVFMQFNRDAQGNLTPLPKQCVDTGMGLERLAAVLQHVHSNYEIDLFQRLIAAAARETGVLDLAHNSLKVIADHIRACGFLIVDGVIPGNEGRGYVLRRIVRRAIRHGYKLGRKSPFFHRLVEDLVGEMGAAYPELKVAQQRVTDVLRQEEERFFETIEHGMSILDAALSELTARGAKVLDGELAFKLHDTYGFPLDLTADVCRERGIGVDEVAFDEAMARQREQARAAGKFRMVQTLDYTGSKTTFHGYDKHVFDDAKVVAVYVDGTAVPSLRAGQQGVVVLDQTPFYAESGGQVGDQGTIGNATVRFAVFDTLKVQADVVGHHGTLEQGELKVGDVVSARVDAERRARTARNHSATHLMHKALREVLGPHVQQKGSLVDPDKTRFDFSHHAPLSDDEIRRVEAIVNAEVLANTPGLARVMPFDDAVKSGAMALFGEKYGDEVRVLDLGFSRELCGGTHVQRTGDIGLFKIVFEGGVAAGIRRVEAITGDNAVRYVQDLESTLAGAAAALKVQPAELAPRIAQVQDQFRALEKELAQLKSKIASSQGDELVSQAVDVAGVHVLAAQLEGADVKTLRETVDKLKDKLKHAAIVLASVDGGKVSLIAGVTTDASKKVKAGELVNFVAQQVGGKGGGRPDMAQAGGTDPSKLPAALSGVKEWIQAQL
- a CDS encoding LysR substrate-binding domain-containing protein, coding for MSAAPLSNQRLEYRAQRVGQSVRRGSADNTGSRCPTRLRGSIPSSFEMRERAAYCIGFETPPGRAVHRLPHADDATGRRACGQWPDVTLELATGTTGCLINRLREFDIDVALIATPVDGVSHLTDTFELTPVYREELVLIAARDHPPIRQPRDVRVATLIAFESGCAYRAYAERWYAHDALRLRRALELGSYHAIVACVAAGAGIAVTPRSVLELQRAGGREIGISMHPLPDIGMIGHAARMAVRVHVIRSPGAAADSAG